From Apis mellifera strain DH4 linkage group LG5, Amel_HAv3.1, whole genome shotgun sequence, the proteins below share one genomic window:
- the LOC113218789 gene encoding uncharacterized protein LOC113218789 has product MHFPFIIVFSLIICGCQVLSQTNTYKYSDQHPWSLVYTLYPFYNSETLLEVWKGDKTVDISTNVVTLAPHEQEQTVLLSDDIQHNSTNLKSQNNLSYFLSETKNINNEQLSKNRLSNYRNRHKDTNLQNE; this is encoded by the exons ATGCACTTCCCATTCATT ATAGTATTCAGCTTAATTATTTGTGGATGTCAAGTACTAAGTCAAActaatacttataaatattctgatCAACATCCATGGTCACTTGTTTATACCTTATatccattttataattctgaaaCACTACTGGAAGTGTGGAAAGGAGACAAAACTGTTGATATTTCAACCAATGTAGTAACTTTAGCTCCACATGAACAAGAACAAACAGTTTTATTATCTGATGATATTCAACATAAtagtacaaatttaaaatcacaaaacaatttatcttattttttaagtgaaactaaaaatataaataatgaacaattatcaaaaaacaGACTTTCCAATTAT
- the LOC102656657 gene encoding nucleolar protein of 40 kDa: MANCELNQIFLGEIASVQNYGAFIRIPGCSVQGLIHRSQISCVHVDNVTEVLQKGERVWCKIISIGDDGKIGLSMKYVNQGNGTDLDPNGVQLQRDIQKKKIIEKHERKTIHLEAVLNTTCKKCGTAGHLSNDCFMSPDGKKYELIPEMEEQKEEEQKDVQTETNISKKEKKHKQKKLKKKKKSKRIKQDILDSDSDESVIKKKKKKYSKDQKKKKKKYDSSSSDESSSDSVSSHDMKAHKRKHSENLEKRTKKCKHSKTKYADK; encoded by the exons atggctaattgtgaattaaatcaaatatttcttggaGAAATTGCATCTGTACAAAATTATGGTGCTTTTATCAGAATCCCAGGTTGTTCTGTGCAAGGATTAATACATAGATCACaa atTAGTTGTGTTCATGTTGATAATGTTACAGAAGTTTTGCAAAAAGGAGAACGTGTTTggtgtaaaattatttctattggaGATGATGGAAAAATAGGATTATCtatgaaatatgtaaatcAAGGAAATGGTACAGATTTAGATCCAAATGGAGTACAATTACAAAGAgatatacaaaagaaaaagattattgaaaaGCACGAACGCAAAACTATACATTTAGAAGCAGTTCTTAATACTACATGTAAAAAGTGTGGAACTGCTGGTCATTTATCTAATGATTGTTTTATGAGTcctgatggaaaaaaatatgaactaATTCCAGAAATGGAAGaacagaaagaagaagaacaaaaagaTGTTCAAACAGAAACTAATAtaagtaagaaagaaaaaaaacataaacaaaagaaattaaaaaagaaaaaaaaatctaaaagaatcAAACAAGATATTCTTGATAGTGATTCTGATGAAagtgtaattaaaaagaaaaagaagaaatattctaaagatcaaaagaaaaaaaagaaaaaatatgatagtTCTTCTAGTGATGAAAGTTCTAGTGATAGTGTTTCTAGTCATGATATGAAAGCTCATAAACGAAAGCAttcagaaaatttagaaaaacgtACTAAGAAATGTAAACATTCAAAAACTAAATATGCTGataagtga
- the LOC413930 gene encoding tetratricopeptide repeat protein 30A isoform X2 yields the protein MYQEAWTICSNIINQSNLEYKVKKLQAAIKYGQEDIVAAKNLIDQCSIDDIDTEINLGCLLYKEEQYEQALKKFANALQIIGFKPHLSYNVALCYFKLKEYAASLKHIADIIEQGIREHPELGVGMTTEGIEVRSVGNTLTLHETALTEAFNLKAAIEYQLQNYESAKEALTDMPPRSEEELDAVTLHNQALINMDTKPSEGFEKLQFLLQQNPFPPETFANLLLLYCKYQYYDLAADVLAENVHLTYKYLTPYLYDFLDALITQQTSPEEAYRKFDDLGNKHMEILRKATKRVQEARLNHDDSAVKKAVNDYEEALERYVPVLMAQAKIYWELGNYTQVEKIFRKSVEFCNEHDIWKLNVAHTLFMQENKFKEATGFYEPIVRKKYDNILDVSAIVLANLCVSYIMTSQNAEAEGLMKKIEKEEQVVSREDQDKKLFHLCIVNLVIGTLYCSKGNYEFGISRVMKSLEPYNKKLGTDTWFYAKRCFLSLLEQLAKQLVVLKDTTLQECIQFLEHCEVYGRDVITVVEQSFDIQDMLAITPQGKQTVVYEARYLKALFLKLQMS from the exons ATGTATCAAGAAGCTTGGACAAtatgttcaaatattattaatcaaagcaatttagaatataaagtaAAGAAACTACAGGCAGCCATAAAATATGGACAAGAAGATATTGTTGctgcaaaaaatttaattgatcaatgTTCAATAGATGATATTGATACAGAGATTAATTTAGGATGTCTTTTATATAag gaaGAACAATATGAAcaagctttaaaaaaatttgcaaatgcaTTACAAATTATAGGTTTTAAGCCTCATTTATCATACAATGTGGCACTTTgttactttaaattaaaagaatatgctgcatcattaaaacatattg ctGATATTATTGAGCAAGGAATAAGAGAACATCCAGAATTAGGAGTGGGTATGACAACAGAAGGTATAGAAGTACGCAGTGTTGGAAATACATTAACACTTCATGAAACAGCTTTAACAGAAGCATTTAACTTGAAAGCAGCTATAGAATatcaattacaaaatt aTGAATCAGCGAAAGAAGCATTAACAGATATGCCTCCTAGATCTGAAGAAGAACTTGATGCTGTTACTTTGCATAATCaagctttaataaatatggatACAAAGCCAAGTGAGGGATTTGAgaaacttcaatttttattacaacaaaATCCATTTCCACCTGAAacttttgcaaatttattgtTACTATATTGTAAATACCAATATTATGATTTAGCTGCTGATGTTCTTGCTGAAAATGTACATTtgacttataaatatttaacacca tATTTATATGACTTTTTGGATGCATTAATCACACAACAAACTTCACCAGAAGAAGCATATCGCAAATTTGATGATCTTGGTAATAAACATATGGAAATATTACGAAAAGCAACAAAACGAGTTCAAGAAGCACGATTAAATCATGATGACAGTGCTGTTAAAAAAGCTGTAAATGACTACGAAGAAGCTTTAGAAAGATATGTACCGGTTTTAATGGCACAAGCTAAAATTTATTGGGAACTTGGAAATTATACACAagttgagaaaatttttagaaaaagcgTAGAATTTTGCAATGAACATGATATATGGAAATTAAATGTAGCACATACTCTTTTTatgcaagaaaataaattcaaagaagCAACAGGATTTTATGAACcaattgttagaaaaaaatatgataat attttagATGTAAGTGCTATAGTACTCGCTAATTTATGTGTAAGTTATATCATGACATCGCAAAATGCAGAAGCTGAaggattaatgaaaaaaatagaaaaagaagagcaaGTAGTTTCACGCGAAgatcaagataaaaaattatttcatttatgcaTAGTAAATCTAGTAATTGGAACATTATATTGTTCTAAGGGAAATTACGAGTTTGGTATATCTAGAGTCATGAAAAGTTTGGAaccttataataaaaaattgggaACAGATACTTGGTTTTATGCGAAAAGatgttttctttctcttttagaaCAATTGGCTAAGCAATTAGTAGTTTTAAAAGATACTACTCTTCAGGaatgtatacaatttttagaaCATTGTGaag tttatggAAGAGACGTAATAACAGTAGTAGAACAATCTTTTGATATACAGGATATGCTTGCTATTACTCCACAAGGCAAGCAAACAGTTGTTTATGAAGCGCGATATTTAAAAGctttgtttttgaaattgcaaatgtcttaa
- the LOC413930 gene encoding tetratricopeptide repeat protein 30A isoform X1 yields MTTFIPNVHIKDGEYTKTIYLMIKEQRYTETIKILLTLLDFYPISRPCLSLLAHCYFYTQDFIASAHCYEKLIQLCPNESIYKLYHAQSLHQACMYQEAWTICSNIINQSNLEYKVKKLQAAIKYGQEDIVAAKNLIDQCSIDDIDTEINLGCLLYKEEQYEQALKKFANALQIIGFKPHLSYNVALCYFKLKEYAASLKHIADIIEQGIREHPELGVGMTTEGIEVRSVGNTLTLHETALTEAFNLKAAIEYQLQNYESAKEALTDMPPRSEEELDAVTLHNQALINMDTKPSEGFEKLQFLLQQNPFPPETFANLLLLYCKYQYYDLAADVLAENVHLTYKYLTPYLYDFLDALITQQTSPEEAYRKFDDLGNKHMEILRKATKRVQEARLNHDDSAVKKAVNDYEEALERYVPVLMAQAKIYWELGNYTQVEKIFRKSVEFCNEHDIWKLNVAHTLFMQENKFKEATGFYEPIVRKKYDNILDVSAIVLANLCVSYIMTSQNAEAEGLMKKIEKEEQVVSREDQDKKLFHLCIVNLVIGTLYCSKGNYEFGISRVMKSLEPYNKKLGTDTWFYAKRCFLSLLEQLAKQLVVLKDTTLQECIQFLEHCEVYGRDVITVVEQSFDIQDMLAITPQGKQTVVYEARYLKALFLKLQMS; encoded by the exons atgacTACTTTTATACCAAATGTGCATATTAAAGATGGAGAATATACAAAGACTATTTACTTAAtg attAAAGAACAACGATATacagaaacaataaaaatattacttacacttttagatttttatcccATT tcCAGACCCTGTTTGTCTCTTCTTGctcattgttatttttatacacaaGATTTTATAGCTTCTGCACATtgctatgaaaaattaattcaattatgtcctaatgaaagtatatataaattatatcatgctCAATCTTTGCATCAAGCATGTATGTATCAAGAAGCTTGGACAAtatgttcaaatattattaatcaaagcaatttagaatataaagtaAAGAAACTACAGGCAGCCATAAAATATGGACAAGAAGATATTGTTGctgcaaaaaatttaattgatcaatgTTCAATAGATGATATTGATACAGAGATTAATTTAGGATGTCTTTTATATAag gaaGAACAATATGAAcaagctttaaaaaaatttgcaaatgcaTTACAAATTATAGGTTTTAAGCCTCATTTATCATACAATGTGGCACTTTgttactttaaattaaaagaatatgctgcatcattaaaacatattg ctGATATTATTGAGCAAGGAATAAGAGAACATCCAGAATTAGGAGTGGGTATGACAACAGAAGGTATAGAAGTACGCAGTGTTGGAAATACATTAACACTTCATGAAACAGCTTTAACAGAAGCATTTAACTTGAAAGCAGCTATAGAATatcaattacaaaatt aTGAATCAGCGAAAGAAGCATTAACAGATATGCCTCCTAGATCTGAAGAAGAACTTGATGCTGTTACTTTGCATAATCaagctttaataaatatggatACAAAGCCAAGTGAGGGATTTGAgaaacttcaatttttattacaacaaaATCCATTTCCACCTGAAacttttgcaaatttattgtTACTATATTGTAAATACCAATATTATGATTTAGCTGCTGATGTTCTTGCTGAAAATGTACATTtgacttataaatatttaacacca tATTTATATGACTTTTTGGATGCATTAATCACACAACAAACTTCACCAGAAGAAGCATATCGCAAATTTGATGATCTTGGTAATAAACATATGGAAATATTACGAAAAGCAACAAAACGAGTTCAAGAAGCACGATTAAATCATGATGACAGTGCTGTTAAAAAAGCTGTAAATGACTACGAAGAAGCTTTAGAAAGATATGTACCGGTTTTAATGGCACAAGCTAAAATTTATTGGGAACTTGGAAATTATACACAagttgagaaaatttttagaaaaagcgTAGAATTTTGCAATGAACATGATATATGGAAATTAAATGTAGCACATACTCTTTTTatgcaagaaaataaattcaaagaagCAACAGGATTTTATGAACcaattgttagaaaaaaatatgataat attttagATGTAAGTGCTATAGTACTCGCTAATTTATGTGTAAGTTATATCATGACATCGCAAAATGCAGAAGCTGAaggattaatgaaaaaaatagaaaaagaagagcaaGTAGTTTCACGCGAAgatcaagataaaaaattatttcatttatgcaTAGTAAATCTAGTAATTGGAACATTATATTGTTCTAAGGGAAATTACGAGTTTGGTATATCTAGAGTCATGAAAAGTTTGGAaccttataataaaaaattgggaACAGATACTTGGTTTTATGCGAAAAGatgttttctttctcttttagaaCAATTGGCTAAGCAATTAGTAGTTTTAAAAGATACTACTCTTCAGGaatgtatacaatttttagaaCATTGTGaag tttatggAAGAGACGTAATAACAGTAGTAGAACAATCTTTTGATATACAGGATATGCTTGCTATTACTCCACAAGGCAAGCAAACAGTTGTTTATGAAGCGCGATATTTAAAAGctttgtttttgaaattgcaaatgtcttaa
- the LOC410128 gene encoding 26S proteasome non-ATPase regulatory subunit 9: MYVTVVKMVVDMELQEAKDYVLQLMKDKDKIESDLKALKEILDINHVGMDDPLVDCEGYPRNDIDVYQVRHVRHKIICLRNDHKALMNKIEEGLHRVHALAGNQAECSSTTATIIQDNAQLDPFLKVNLVSPGSPAEIAGIQVDDLILEFGSIDCRNFKSLTDIGTLVQNSRYKTINIKIKRGSNIIALTLIPRPWIGNGLLGCNVIPIETVER; this comes from the exons ATGTACGTCACTGTAGTGAAAATGGTGGTCGACATGGAGTTACAGGAAGCTAAAGATTATGTTCTTCAACTtatgaaagataaagataaaattgaatcagaTTTGAAAGctttaaaagaaatcttaGATATT aaTCATGTCGGCATGGATGATCCGCTGGTGGACTGTGAAGGATATCCACGAAATGATATTGATGTTTATCAAGTGAGACATGTGagacataaaataatat GTCTTAGAAATGATCATAAAGCattgatgaataaaatagaagaaggTTTGCACAGAGTACATGCCTTAGCAGGAAATCAAGCAGAATGTTCTAGTACAACTGCAACTATTATTCAAGACAATGCACAATTAGATCCTTTCTTAAAGGTGAATTTAGTATCTCCAGGTTCTCCAGCAGAAATAGCA ggAATTCAAGTTGATGATCTTATCTTAGAATTTGGGTCTATTGATTGTcggaattttaaatcattaacaGATATTGGAACTCTGGTACAAAATAGTAGATATaagacaataaatataaaaattaaacgtggATCTAATATCATTGCTTTGACTTTAATTCCACGTCCTTGGATTGGTAATGGTCTTCTGGGTTGCAATGTAATACCTATAGAGACAGTTGAAAGataa